The genomic DNA GGCGCATCCTGCATTTTCTTCACCATTTCGGCCATGCGTTTAATGAACAGATAATTGGCCGTGCCACCAATTACGGCGCCCACCACGGGTACCATTCTTTCGGCAGTACGGGTGCCCAGTACCATCAGGAATTTTTCGGCAATGCCCTCCATCATGGTTTTGGATATGGCTACGCCAGCCTCCACACTTAACGAAGTGGCAACCAGACCCATGAAATCATTAAATTCAATTTGGTAACTGCCCTTATTATAATACATAATGGCCATAGTTACCCTAAATTGCTGGGTAATGAGGTTGGCAAAATCAATAGGCAAACCGGCTATAAGCGTGATCATACCGCCACTGCCTGCAACAGCACCCGAGCCCGCTGCCATCATCGCGCATTGGTTTATAAACTTATCCAACCCCATCGTATCAACCCCTTTTTTTATCTTGAGCTGATCTATATGAGTAAATATTTGTTTAAAGCCGCTATCGGCCAGCTTTTCGGCCTGGTGTTTGATGTCGGCGCCCAGCTTTTTTATTTTGATTAATTTCATCTTTGTCATTAATTTTAAGTTGTGAGTATTAAGTTATAACCAAAAACTCCATACTTAATACTCAGTACTCCAGACTTATAAAGCTATTCCCGTGCCAGTTTTTGAAACCGCTCAAAATGGCAGTTTTTACTTCGACGCCACAACCTCGCCTTTATCATTCAGGCTTTCTATAACAGGTTGATTTTGTTGATTGATATAAATTTTAAGACGGGGTCTGCCTTTATCATCCCGTAAAAACAGGCCTACTTCGCCTTTGGTGGTTTTGCCTACAAAAAGCCGTTCGGCGGTTATAACGCCCGGTTGTTGTAGTTTTTTGACGCCGGCATTGTACGCAGCGGTATCATTCAGTTTCTTTAATGAATCTACATAGGTCATCACTTTCGCCGAAGGAAAATTATCGTACTTATCCCACAGTTTAAAACCATAGCTCCGTTGCAGATTTTTACCTTGATTATATTGATTGTATTGTAATTGCATGATCTGATCGTTCAGATATTGATCGATAGAATAAACCATTCCAGCGCCATTTTTATTGCCATCATAAACCAGTCCGCCGCATTCGTCTCCATCGTCATTAAAAAATATCATGCCTGCGGGGCGGTCGCGTTTAGGCAGCTCTTTACCGCCGAGGGTGCCCGGGTGCTGGCGCTCGTGATTACTGATAGCCATGCGGATCTGACCATTGGCATCAACAATATCCAGGCGTTCGGCGGTAATGTGTTTAAAATGTTCGTTGATGTTATTGTTCTGCCTGAATGCTGTTACTATTAATACCAGCAAGGTTAACATACCTGAGTATATTTTTAATGCTTTAACCTGTTTTTGTAAGTTTTCCATAAAATATTGATTGGTTGCTAAACAAATATATTTAAAATGGTCGGTGAAAAAGATTCATCTGGTTTACTTGCGCTCGTTTGTAAACGAACTCAAGATTGAATGATGCATAGCCGACTCACCCGGTCTACGCTCCGCTGGACCACCCTCTCTTCGCCTGCGGCGGAAAGAGGGTAAAGAAAAAAGAAAGAGAACCCCTCTCTACGCTTCGCGTAGAGAGGGGTGACGAGCGAAGCGATGTCGGGGTGAGTCATTACCGGCGTTCAAAATACAGCATGCTACATCTGCCTTGCAATTCTATTCAAACTGTAAAAATCTGTCACACAATAAATAGCTGATGGCGAATAATTGGAGGTTTTGTAGATTTGCCCTTTCATAATATTTCGAAATTGAAAAATAACATTCTTATAGTTGACGATGTGCATCCCATATTTATGGAGATGGCCACCGCCAAAGGTTATCAATGCGATTACCAACCCCTGATCAAAGCTGATGAAGCTTTGCAGATCATAGGCGATTACGCCGGACTGGTGATCCGTTCCAAATTCAGGGTTGATAAACAGGTGATAGATGCCGGAACCAACCTGCGTTTTGTGGCTCGCGCCGGTGCTGGTATGGATAATATCGACGAAGCTTATGCGAGCGAAAAGGGCATCAGCCTGATCAACGCGCCCGAAGGTAATTCAGACGCGGTGGGCGAACATGCCATTGGTTTGCTGTTATCTTTAATGAATAATTTAAATAAAGGCGATGCCGAAATACGCGGCGGCAGCTGGCAGCGCGAAGCCAATCGTGGCTTTGAGCTTAAAGGTAAAACCGTAGGAATTATTGGTTACGGACATATGGGGCATAGCTTTGCCCGTAAGCTTTCGGGTTTCCAGGTAGAGGTAATTGCTTACGATAAATATAAAACCGGCTTTAGCGATCGTTATGCCCGGGAGGTAAGCATGGAGGATATTGTGAAACATAGCGATGTACTGAGTCTGCACATCCCGCTTACACCCGAAACAAATGGATTGGTGGATGACGAATATCTTTTCCACTTTAAAAAGCCTATATTTTTCATCAATACTTCGCGTGGCAAAACAGCTAAAGTAAGCGCAGTGCTGAACGCTATTAAGCAGGGTAAAATACTGGGTGCGGGTTTGGATGTATTGGAGGTAGAAAAATTCCCGGCCCTGGCCGAGCAGGTATGGTTTGATGAACTGCGCCAAAGCGGCAGGGTGTTGCTGAGCCCCCACGTTGCCGGCTGGACATTTGACTCCTACCGCAAAATAAGCGAAGTAATGGCCGAGAAACTGGAGGCGATTGGATAATGTGCAGATATGCAAATGAGCGGATATGCAGATGCAAAGAGGGTTATCAATCATTTGCACATCTGCATATTTACACATCCGCACATCAAATAAATTTGGATATTAAAATTTAAATAACTTATCTTCGTTAAATACAAAAGCAAGACTATGTAGGCTCGGGCCCATGTAGTCTTGTTTGTTTTTAGAGTCATTGCGTCCCTCTTAAAAAAAGGGGGGCGGTTTTTTTTGGGATGACCAACTAAGTGAACATTAAATAATTTATTGTTATGGCAGAGGTATCATACTTTACCAAAGATGGTTTAGAGAAATTAAAAGAAGAATTACAAAAATTAAAAACAACCGGACGTGCGGATATATCAAGAGCTATAGCCGAGGCCCGGGATAAAGGTGACCTTTCTGAAAACGCGGAATACGATGCCGCAAAAGAAGCACAAGGCTTGCACGAGGCTAAAATTGCGCAAATGCAGGAAACCCTGGCTAATGCACGCCTGCTTGATGAGTCGAAACTGGATGTATCCAAGGTGTTGGCATTATCTGTGGTAAAGATCAAAAATCTTAAAAACGGCGCTACTATGAGCTACCAGCTGGTATCAGAAAGCGAAGCCGATATGAAAGCCGGTAAAATATCGGTAACATCTCCAATTGCAAAAGGCTTGCTGGGCAAAAAAGTTGGCGAAACCGCCGAGATCACTGTACCGGCCGGTAAAATTGAATTTGAAATACTGGAAATCAGCAGATAGGCTTATTGGTTGATTGAGTTATATTAGGTTGGTTCAGTTTCAGGAAACAGCAATGTTTGCATAAACACAACGAAAAATCAAAATTCGGGCAACTTAATCAAACTCAATCAACTATTCACACAATCAACTAAAAACATCATGAGCATTTTTTCAAAAATAATAGCGGGCGAAATACCCGCGCACGTAGTAGCTGAAAGTAATGAGTTTTTAGCTTTTCTGGATATTAGTCCGCTGGCTGAAGGGCATGTGCTGGTAATACCCAAAAAAGAGGTTGATTATATATTTGACCTGGACGACGAAACTTATACCGGCCTGCACATTTTCGCGAAAATTGTGGCAACAGCGCTCAAAAAGGCTATCCCTTGCAAAAAAGTTGGCGTTGCGGTAATTGGTTTAGAAGTTCCGCATGCGCACATCCATCTGATTCCCATGAACCGGGTTGATGATATGAACTTTGCCCGCCCCAAACTAAGCTTTACCCCCGAAGAACTTAGTGCTACCAAAGAAAAAATCAAGGCTGCTCTGCGGGATTGAGTGAATTGATGTGCGGATGTGCAAATAAAAAATAATTGTCATTCTGAGCGCAGCGAAGAATCTGGCATGTAATATGCAAATCGGCGAATAGATACTTCGCTCCGCTCAGGATGACAAACTTTTATAATCAAACTTAATCTTCCCTGTACTAATCTCTCGAAAACCTGAAATTATCCAGAATGACCCCACTGATTGCAGGCGAATTTCAAATTGACATTTTTTCTGATCCTGATTTTCGGCGCGACTCGACAGCTAATGTTCATGATTATAACGCCATTTATGTCAATGAGAATGGTTATCGATCTACATCAGCTTTTGGGATAAAGGTTTATAAGGAGGGCTCACTTTTAAATAGTGCACTTATTGGGGCATCTGGTGGAGGTACGGCTATTCACGCAACCGGAATGATCATTGAACCTGACAGGTTGGTGATCTGTTGTTCTGATAGTGTATTTTGCCTTGGCATACCAACTTTGCTGTTACAGTGGAAAACCAAAGCCGATTTTGCCACTTGTTTTGAAATATTCAAATATCAATCAGACTATATTGTTCACGGTGAAATAGAAATCAGTCGTTTAGGTGCCAATGGTGATTTGATTTGGCAGCAGAGCGGTGCTGATATTTTTGTAACATTGGATAGCAATGAAGAAGAGTTTGTTATTACCAATGATTATATTCTGGCTACTGACTGGGATAACAGAAAATATAAGTTTGATTTTGACGGAAACGTCATTCTATAAAGTTATCCCTGCCACCGCGAACTTTCCGTTTAACTTAAACCAAAGACCTAACTATTTTGCTAATAACAACTACAGCATTGGGCTAAAGCCCTGTTGCCCTGGCCAATTATCCGTTGGCTGAAGCCAACGGCAATGAATTAATTATTTATTATTCTTTTTAATTCATTGCCGTCCCTTTTAAGGGGCGGATAAATAGACCAACAGCTAGTGGCTTTAGCCTAACCCCCTACTATGAAGATTTGATTTGCTTACTCCAGACTTCTCCCCTTCCCGAAGAAAGGAGCTATACGTACTCCTGTTTCCTCTTTATAGACTCAAGATTTCAAACTTTGGACTAAAGACCACCAACAAGGTGCGGCGGCAAAGGCATATGTTCGCTGAATTTATCTGGGAGTGGTGCCATGCGTCCGTTTTGCAACGGGATCAATCCAGACCAGATAGGCAATGCCTCATCTTCTTCGTCGTCAACCGGCATTCCTGAGCGAATCTTGGCCGATGCCTCCTCAATACTGAAAGCCAAAGCAGTTGTTTTGCGTACTTCATTTTCTTTAATGGGACGCAAATAGTCCCAACTGCCCGGTACAATTTTATCGGTAAGCCATTTAAAAGCTTCGATTTTATCTTCTACGCTCTCTACTTTTTCGGCTTGCGCAAATATCACTACCGAGCGGTAATTCACCGAGTGGTGAAAAGCCGATTTGGCAACCACCAGAGCATCCATCAGGGTTACCGTGATACAAACCGGGATGCCTTTTTCCAGCTCGCGGATAAAGTGACTGCCTACCGAGCCATGAATGTAAATTTTATCCCCGTAACGCACAAAAGCTGTAGGGATAGAAAAAGGCTTATTTTCAAACGAATAACTGATGGTGCAATAAAGCGCTTCGTCAAGTATGCTATGGATGGTTTCCGGTTCATAGTTGGCTCTTTTGGCCGACCGGCTCGGAACGAGATGTGATTTTGGAGCTGCCATAATTTTGTTTTTTTATAAAATTATATGTTTATTGGATCGTCATAATCATCCAATTATTACAAAACAGGTAGTCCAGTTTATAATGCAGATACTTTCATCACTTTTATATATCGATAAAAACAATACCCTGCCTGTTTATTTGCAGATCAGCAACCAATTAATGGGACTGATCAAAGCGGGTACTTTATCCGCCGGGTATAGGCTACCGAGCACCCGCCAGCTGGCGCTTTCATTAAGCATCCACCGTAAAACAGTAATACGTGCTTACGACGAATTGCTGGCGCAGGGCTGGCTGGAAAGCCAAACGGGCAGCGGCACCTTTGTAGCCGGGCATTTACCCGCGTTTAAACCACAGGCTATAGTTTCCGGCTTTATTAATACAGCGCAGGTAGCCGGTTTTAATATCGGCTCGGTAACGCACCTTCAGCGCAAAGTAACTCTTTCCAATACGCCGCTGCACCTTGATGATGGCTTTCCGGATACGCGGCTGGCTCCTGTGCTTGATATGTCGAGAGCCTATCGTACTCAGCTATTAACCGGCAATCCTTACACCCGTTTGGGTTATGGCGATACCCGGGGTTCGGCATGGCTGCGCGAGGAACTGGCAGCGTACCTGAACCAAACCCGTG from Mucilaginibacter inviolabilis includes the following:
- a CDS encoding NAD(P)-dependent oxidoreductase, whose translation is MKNNILIVDDVHPIFMEMATAKGYQCDYQPLIKADEALQIIGDYAGLVIRSKFRVDKQVIDAGTNLRFVARAGAGMDNIDEAYASEKGISLINAPEGNSDAVGEHAIGLLLSLMNNLNKGDAEIRGGSWQREANRGFELKGKTVGIIGYGHMGHSFARKLSGFQVEVIAYDKYKTGFSDRYAREVSMEDIVKHSDVLSLHIPLTPETNGLVDDEYLFHFKKPIFFINTSRGKTAKVSAVLNAIKQGKILGAGLDVLEVEKFPALAEQVWFDELRQSGRVLLSPHVAGWTFDSYRKISEVMAEKLEAIG
- the greA gene encoding transcription elongation factor GreA — its product is MAEVSYFTKDGLEKLKEELQKLKTTGRADISRAIAEARDKGDLSENAEYDAAKEAQGLHEAKIAQMQETLANARLLDESKLDVSKVLALSVVKIKNLKNGATMSYQLVSESEADMKAGKISVTSPIAKGLLGKKVGETAEITVPAGKIEFEILEISR
- a CDS encoding HIT family protein: MMSIFSKIIAGEIPAHVVAESNEFLAFLDISPLAEGHVLVIPKKEVDYIFDLDDETYTGLHIFAKIVATALKKAIPCKKVGVAVIGLEVPHAHIHLIPMNRVDDMNFARPKLSFTPEELSATKEKIKAALRD
- a CDS encoding pyridoxamine 5'-phosphate oxidase family protein, which gives rise to MAAPKSHLVPSRSAKRANYEPETIHSILDEALYCTISYSFENKPFSIPTAFVRYGDKIYIHGSVGSHFIRELEKGIPVCITVTLMDALVVAKSAFHHSVNYRSVVIFAQAEKVESVEDKIEAFKWLTDKIVPGSWDYLRPIKENEVRKTTALAFSIEEASAKIRSGMPVDDEEDEALPIWSGLIPLQNGRMAPLPDKFSEHMPLPPHLVGGL